One Epinephelus lanceolatus isolate andai-2023 chromosome 17, ASM4190304v1, whole genome shotgun sequence genomic window carries:
- the arhgap22a gene encoding rho GTPase-activating protein 22 isoform X3 translates to MRSSRTPLASDKPKELAARSKSMVLGELSRVSRPCSPLDQEKALKAGWLKRQRSIMKNWQLRWFVLRTEALYFYKDQDETKAQGCIPLQGSQVNELPANQDEPGRHPFEIVPGGAGEKDRTGISHESFLLMANSQSDMEEWVRAIRRVIWAPLGGGVFGQHLEETMLYEAQCGPQRLVPVLVEQCVCFIREHGLQEEGLFRAPGQTNHVRELQDAFDRGEKPVFDSTTDVHTVASLLKLYIRELPEPIIPFSKYTQFLSCAPLLTKDKAMGIVELGKQVKSLPQVNYNLLTYICKFLDEVQSHSNENKMSVQNLATVFGPNILRPRVEDPVTMMEGSSQVQHLMTVLISEHARLYQREEPETEANIPPQQQLSPIQRCKVEWVSQEDTDTPPSSGTGSKTPKEEPQPSTPSSDSKLIAPSPVTTSEKVEDGQIEGKGKGQSEVDGKADSKTEGKGGSEVAVSPSKQSKALPSWRCSFKGGTASGGPRGKIGGSAGDVSAAGGSNWLMNGLSSLRVHRRTTSSGERLKDSNLKDSTLSLKETTLKDTQRDSDDDSSQMPLSHRALLQSHRLSAYDNVAPSSLSLPADTSSIWTSFEISLAEPEGTDKAVKLEQGQEKPTEARDSTSTLDQSPSGAEDDLTGTNEGLSNMLTELKQELKKQRMSYETCIRKLEESCSKYQFQVNRLEEELDQEKKKFHMLEIRLRNSERAHQDAENRNVLLQKEMEEFFKTLGDLTTGGTQTN, encoded by the exons ATGAGATCATCCAGGACTCCTCTCGCCAGTGACAAACCAAAGGAATTGGCAG CACGGTCCAAGAGCATGGTGCTCGGAGAGTTGTCTCGGGTCTCCAGGCCCTGCTCTCCTCTGGATCAGGAGAAAGCACTGAAGGCAGGCTGGCTGAAGAGACAGCGGAGTATCATGAAAAACTGGCAGCTGCGATGGTTTGTCCTGAGGACCGAAGCTCTGTATTTCTACAAGGACCAGGATGAAACTAAGGCACAG GGTTGTATTCCTCTTCAGGGCAGTCAGGTCAATGAGCTGCCTGCCAATCAGGATGAGCCTGGTCGTCACCCGTTTGAAATCGTTCCAG gggGAGCTGGAGAAAAGGATCGAACAGGCATAAGCCACGAATCATTCCTGCTGATGGCCAACTCTCAGAGTGACATGGAGGAGTGGGTCAGAGCTATACGTAGAGTCATATGGGCTCCGCTTGGAGGAG GTGTCTTTGGGCAGCACCTAGAGGAGACAATGTTATACGAGGCCCAGTGTGGCCCTCAGCGGCTGGTCCCTGTGTTGGTCGAACAGTGCGTGTGTTTCATACGCGAACATGGGCTCCAGGAGGAGGGTCTTTTCAGGGCCCCTGGACAGACCAATCATGTTCGAGAGCTGCAGGATGCATTTGACCGTGGCGAGAAGCCAGTATTTGACAG TACCACAGATGTCCACACAGTGGCATCGCTACTAAAGCTGTACATACGGGAGCTGCCGGAGCCTATAATCCCATTCTCCAAATACACacagtttctctcctgtgctccacTTCTTACCAAGGACAAAGCAATG GGTATTGTAGAGCTTGGCAAACAGGTGAAATCCCTTCCTCAGGTCAACTACAACCTCCTCACATACATCTGCAA GTTTCTGGATGAGGTTCAATCTCACTCCAATGAGAATAAGATGAGTGTTCAGAATCTGGCTACTGTGTTTGGACCCAATATCCTTCGACCCAGAGTTGAGGATCCAGTAACCATGATGGAGG gaagttcacAGGTGCAGCACCTCATGACTGTGTTGATCAGTGAGCACGCCCGACTTTACCAACGGGAGGAGCCAGAAACTGAGGCCAATATTCCTccgcagcagcagctgagccCTATTCAGCGGTGCAAAGTGGAATGGGTCTCACAGGAAGACACTGACACCCCACCTTCCTCAGGTACAGGCTCCAAAACCCCCAAAGAAGAGCCCCAACCTTCCACCCCTTCTTCCGACAGTAAGCTGATTGCACCAAGCCCTGTTACAACCTCGGAGAAGGTTGAGGATGGTCAAATTGAAGGGAAGGGCAAAGGTCAGTCAGAAGTGGATGGAAAAGCAGATAGCAAAACTGAAGGGAAAGGTGGAAGTGAAGTAGCTGTTAGCCCCAGTAAACAGTCTAAAGCCCTGCCCTCCTGGAGGTGCTCCTTCAAAGGTGGTACAGCATCTGGGGGGCCCAGGGGGAAAATAGGGGGGTCGGCAGGTGATGTGTCGGCAGCTGGTGGAAGTAACTGGTTGATGAACGGCTTGTCGTCCCTCCGAGTTCACAGGCGTACAACCTCATCTGGTGAAAGACTTAAAGACTCTAATCTAAAGGATTCGACCCTTTCCCTTAAAGAGACCACTcttaaggacacacagagagactcTGATGACGACTCCTCTCAAATGCCTCTGTCTCATAGAGCCCTCCTCCAATCCCACAGACTGTCTGCCTATGACAATGTTGCCCCATCTAGTCTAAGCCTGCCTGCTGACACCTCCTCCATCTGGACGTCCTTTGAGATCTCGCTGGCCGAGCCAGAGGGAACCGACAAGGCAGTAAAATTAGAGCAGGGTCAAGAGAAACCCACAGAGGCCAGGGACAGTACAAGTACTCTGGATCAAAGTCCAAGCGGTGCTGAGGATGATCTCACAGGAACAAATGAAGGTCTCTCCAACATGCTGACTGAGCTCAAGCAGGAGCTGAAGAAGCAGAGGATGAGCTACGAAACTTGCATTCGCAA GTTGGAGGAATCCTGTTCTAAGTACCAGTTCCAGGTAAACCGCCTCGAGGAGGAGCTGgaccaggagaagaagaagttCCACATGCTGGAGATCCGACTCAGGAACTCGGAGCGGGCACATCAAGACGCAGAGAACCGAAACGTTCTCCTCCAGAAAGAGATGGAGGAGTTCTTCAAAACCCTCGGAGATCTGACCACAGGGGGAACACAGACCAACTAG
- the arhgap22a gene encoding rho GTPase-activating protein 22 isoform X4, protein MGDKTEDTQPDIFIDARSKSMVLGELSRVSRPCSPLDQEKALKAGWLKRQRSIMKNWQLRWFVLRTEALYFYKDQDETKAQGCIPLQGSQVNELPANQDEPGRHPFEIVPGGAGEKDRTGISHESFLLMANSQSDMEEWVRAIRRVIWAPLGGGVFGQHLEETMLYEAQCGPQRLVPVLVEQCVCFIREHGLQEEGLFRAPGQTNHVRELQDAFDRGEKPVFDSTTDVHTVASLLKLYIRELPEPIIPFSKYTQFLSCAPLLTKDKAMGIVELGKQVKSLPQVNYNLLTYICKFLDEVQSHSNENKMSVQNLATVFGPNILRPRVEDPVTMMEGSSQVQHLMTVLISEHARLYQREEPETEANIPPQQQLSPIQRCKVEWVSQEDTDTPPSSGTGSKTPKEEPQPSTPSSDSKLIAPSPVTTSEKVEDGQIEGKGKGQSEVDGKADSKTEGKGGSEVAVSPSKQSKALPSWRCSFKGGTASGGPRGKIGGSAGDVSAAGGSNWLMNGLSSLRVHRRTTSSGERLKDSNLKDSTLSLKETTLKDTQRDSDDDSSQMPLSHRALLQSHRLSAYDNVAPSSLSLPADTSSIWTSFEISLAEPEGTDKAVKLEQGQEKPTEARDSTSTLDQSPSGAEDDLTGTNEGLSNMLTELKQELKKQRMSYETCIRKLEESCSKYQFQVNRLEEELDQEKKKFHMLEIRLRNSERAHQDAENRNVLLQKEMEEFFKTLGDLTTGGTQTN, encoded by the exons ATGGGTGACAAGACAGAGGACACACAGCCAGACATATTTATAGACG CACGGTCCAAGAGCATGGTGCTCGGAGAGTTGTCTCGGGTCTCCAGGCCCTGCTCTCCTCTGGATCAGGAGAAAGCACTGAAGGCAGGCTGGCTGAAGAGACAGCGGAGTATCATGAAAAACTGGCAGCTGCGATGGTTTGTCCTGAGGACCGAAGCTCTGTATTTCTACAAGGACCAGGATGAAACTAAGGCACAG GGTTGTATTCCTCTTCAGGGCAGTCAGGTCAATGAGCTGCCTGCCAATCAGGATGAGCCTGGTCGTCACCCGTTTGAAATCGTTCCAG gggGAGCTGGAGAAAAGGATCGAACAGGCATAAGCCACGAATCATTCCTGCTGATGGCCAACTCTCAGAGTGACATGGAGGAGTGGGTCAGAGCTATACGTAGAGTCATATGGGCTCCGCTTGGAGGAG GTGTCTTTGGGCAGCACCTAGAGGAGACAATGTTATACGAGGCCCAGTGTGGCCCTCAGCGGCTGGTCCCTGTGTTGGTCGAACAGTGCGTGTGTTTCATACGCGAACATGGGCTCCAGGAGGAGGGTCTTTTCAGGGCCCCTGGACAGACCAATCATGTTCGAGAGCTGCAGGATGCATTTGACCGTGGCGAGAAGCCAGTATTTGACAG TACCACAGATGTCCACACAGTGGCATCGCTACTAAAGCTGTACATACGGGAGCTGCCGGAGCCTATAATCCCATTCTCCAAATACACacagtttctctcctgtgctccacTTCTTACCAAGGACAAAGCAATG GGTATTGTAGAGCTTGGCAAACAGGTGAAATCCCTTCCTCAGGTCAACTACAACCTCCTCACATACATCTGCAA GTTTCTGGATGAGGTTCAATCTCACTCCAATGAGAATAAGATGAGTGTTCAGAATCTGGCTACTGTGTTTGGACCCAATATCCTTCGACCCAGAGTTGAGGATCCAGTAACCATGATGGAGG gaagttcacAGGTGCAGCACCTCATGACTGTGTTGATCAGTGAGCACGCCCGACTTTACCAACGGGAGGAGCCAGAAACTGAGGCCAATATTCCTccgcagcagcagctgagccCTATTCAGCGGTGCAAAGTGGAATGGGTCTCACAGGAAGACACTGACACCCCACCTTCCTCAGGTACAGGCTCCAAAACCCCCAAAGAAGAGCCCCAACCTTCCACCCCTTCTTCCGACAGTAAGCTGATTGCACCAAGCCCTGTTACAACCTCGGAGAAGGTTGAGGATGGTCAAATTGAAGGGAAGGGCAAAGGTCAGTCAGAAGTGGATGGAAAAGCAGATAGCAAAACTGAAGGGAAAGGTGGAAGTGAAGTAGCTGTTAGCCCCAGTAAACAGTCTAAAGCCCTGCCCTCCTGGAGGTGCTCCTTCAAAGGTGGTACAGCATCTGGGGGGCCCAGGGGGAAAATAGGGGGGTCGGCAGGTGATGTGTCGGCAGCTGGTGGAAGTAACTGGTTGATGAACGGCTTGTCGTCCCTCCGAGTTCACAGGCGTACAACCTCATCTGGTGAAAGACTTAAAGACTCTAATCTAAAGGATTCGACCCTTTCCCTTAAAGAGACCACTcttaaggacacacagagagactcTGATGACGACTCCTCTCAAATGCCTCTGTCTCATAGAGCCCTCCTCCAATCCCACAGACTGTCTGCCTATGACAATGTTGCCCCATCTAGTCTAAGCCTGCCTGCTGACACCTCCTCCATCTGGACGTCCTTTGAGATCTCGCTGGCCGAGCCAGAGGGAACCGACAAGGCAGTAAAATTAGAGCAGGGTCAAGAGAAACCCACAGAGGCCAGGGACAGTACAAGTACTCTGGATCAAAGTCCAAGCGGTGCTGAGGATGATCTCACAGGAACAAATGAAGGTCTCTCCAACATGCTGACTGAGCTCAAGCAGGAGCTGAAGAAGCAGAGGATGAGCTACGAAACTTGCATTCGCAA GTTGGAGGAATCCTGTTCTAAGTACCAGTTCCAGGTAAACCGCCTCGAGGAGGAGCTGgaccaggagaagaagaagttCCACATGCTGGAGATCCGACTCAGGAACTCGGAGCGGGCACATCAAGACGCAGAGAACCGAAACGTTCTCCTCCAGAAAGAGATGGAGGAGTTCTTCAAAACCCTCGGAGATCTGACCACAGGGGGAACACAGACCAACTAG
- the arhgap22a gene encoding rho GTPase-activating protein 22 isoform X2 → MRWPQCRGTHCADGFTVMRSSRTPLASDKPKELAARSKSMVLGELSRVSRPCSPLDQEKALKAGWLKRQRSIMKNWQLRWFVLRTEALYFYKDQDETKAQGCIPLQGSQVNELPANQDEPGRHPFEIVPGGAGEKDRTGISHESFLLMANSQSDMEEWVRAIRRVIWAPLGGGVFGQHLEETMLYEAQCGPQRLVPVLVEQCVCFIREHGLQEEGLFRAPGQTNHVRELQDAFDRGEKPVFDSTTDVHTVASLLKLYIRELPEPIIPFSKYTQFLSCAPLLTKDKAMGIVELGKQVKSLPQVNYNLLTYICKFLDEVQSHSNENKMSVQNLATVFGPNILRPRVEDPVTMMEGSSQVQHLMTVLISEHARLYQREEPETEANIPPQQQLSPIQRCKVEWVSQEDTDTPPSSGTGSKTPKEEPQPSTPSSDSKLIAPSPVTTSEKVEDGQIEGKGKGQSEVDGKADSKTEGKGGSEVAVSPSKQSKALPSWRCSFKGGTASGGPRGKIGGSAGDVSAAGGSNWLMNGLSSLRVHRRTTSSGERLKDSNLKDSTLSLKETTLKDTQRDSDDDSSQMPLSHRALLQSHRLSAYDNVAPSSLSLPADTSSIWTSFEISLAEPEGTDKAVKLEQGQEKPTEARDSTSTLDQSPSGAEDDLTGTNEGLSNMLTELKQELKKQRMSYETCIRKLEESCSKYQFQVNRLEEELDQEKKKFHMLEIRLRNSERAHQDAENRNVLLQKEMEEFFKTLGDLTTGGTQTN, encoded by the exons ATG AGATGGCCCCAGTGCAGAGGGACACACTGTGCAGACGGGTTCACTGTCATGAGATCATCCAGGACTCCTCTCGCCAGTGACAAACCAAAGGAATTGGCAG CACGGTCCAAGAGCATGGTGCTCGGAGAGTTGTCTCGGGTCTCCAGGCCCTGCTCTCCTCTGGATCAGGAGAAAGCACTGAAGGCAGGCTGGCTGAAGAGACAGCGGAGTATCATGAAAAACTGGCAGCTGCGATGGTTTGTCCTGAGGACCGAAGCTCTGTATTTCTACAAGGACCAGGATGAAACTAAGGCACAG GGTTGTATTCCTCTTCAGGGCAGTCAGGTCAATGAGCTGCCTGCCAATCAGGATGAGCCTGGTCGTCACCCGTTTGAAATCGTTCCAG gggGAGCTGGAGAAAAGGATCGAACAGGCATAAGCCACGAATCATTCCTGCTGATGGCCAACTCTCAGAGTGACATGGAGGAGTGGGTCAGAGCTATACGTAGAGTCATATGGGCTCCGCTTGGAGGAG GTGTCTTTGGGCAGCACCTAGAGGAGACAATGTTATACGAGGCCCAGTGTGGCCCTCAGCGGCTGGTCCCTGTGTTGGTCGAACAGTGCGTGTGTTTCATACGCGAACATGGGCTCCAGGAGGAGGGTCTTTTCAGGGCCCCTGGACAGACCAATCATGTTCGAGAGCTGCAGGATGCATTTGACCGTGGCGAGAAGCCAGTATTTGACAG TACCACAGATGTCCACACAGTGGCATCGCTACTAAAGCTGTACATACGGGAGCTGCCGGAGCCTATAATCCCATTCTCCAAATACACacagtttctctcctgtgctccacTTCTTACCAAGGACAAAGCAATG GGTATTGTAGAGCTTGGCAAACAGGTGAAATCCCTTCCTCAGGTCAACTACAACCTCCTCACATACATCTGCAA GTTTCTGGATGAGGTTCAATCTCACTCCAATGAGAATAAGATGAGTGTTCAGAATCTGGCTACTGTGTTTGGACCCAATATCCTTCGACCCAGAGTTGAGGATCCAGTAACCATGATGGAGG gaagttcacAGGTGCAGCACCTCATGACTGTGTTGATCAGTGAGCACGCCCGACTTTACCAACGGGAGGAGCCAGAAACTGAGGCCAATATTCCTccgcagcagcagctgagccCTATTCAGCGGTGCAAAGTGGAATGGGTCTCACAGGAAGACACTGACACCCCACCTTCCTCAGGTACAGGCTCCAAAACCCCCAAAGAAGAGCCCCAACCTTCCACCCCTTCTTCCGACAGTAAGCTGATTGCACCAAGCCCTGTTACAACCTCGGAGAAGGTTGAGGATGGTCAAATTGAAGGGAAGGGCAAAGGTCAGTCAGAAGTGGATGGAAAAGCAGATAGCAAAACTGAAGGGAAAGGTGGAAGTGAAGTAGCTGTTAGCCCCAGTAAACAGTCTAAAGCCCTGCCCTCCTGGAGGTGCTCCTTCAAAGGTGGTACAGCATCTGGGGGGCCCAGGGGGAAAATAGGGGGGTCGGCAGGTGATGTGTCGGCAGCTGGTGGAAGTAACTGGTTGATGAACGGCTTGTCGTCCCTCCGAGTTCACAGGCGTACAACCTCATCTGGTGAAAGACTTAAAGACTCTAATCTAAAGGATTCGACCCTTTCCCTTAAAGAGACCACTcttaaggacacacagagagactcTGATGACGACTCCTCTCAAATGCCTCTGTCTCATAGAGCCCTCCTCCAATCCCACAGACTGTCTGCCTATGACAATGTTGCCCCATCTAGTCTAAGCCTGCCTGCTGACACCTCCTCCATCTGGACGTCCTTTGAGATCTCGCTGGCCGAGCCAGAGGGAACCGACAAGGCAGTAAAATTAGAGCAGGGTCAAGAGAAACCCACAGAGGCCAGGGACAGTACAAGTACTCTGGATCAAAGTCCAAGCGGTGCTGAGGATGATCTCACAGGAACAAATGAAGGTCTCTCCAACATGCTGACTGAGCTCAAGCAGGAGCTGAAGAAGCAGAGGATGAGCTACGAAACTTGCATTCGCAA GTTGGAGGAATCCTGTTCTAAGTACCAGTTCCAGGTAAACCGCCTCGAGGAGGAGCTGgaccaggagaagaagaagttCCACATGCTGGAGATCCGACTCAGGAACTCGGAGCGGGCACATCAAGACGCAGAGAACCGAAACGTTCTCCTCCAGAAAGAGATGGAGGAGTTCTTCAAAACCCTCGGAGATCTGACCACAGGGGGAACACAGACCAACTAG
- the arhgap22a gene encoding rho GTPase-activating protein 22 isoform X1, with translation MTVFISFLLSESVHISILQAHVIAVLLMAAIVVPSLWRWPQCRGTHCADGFTVMRSSRTPLASDKPKELAARSKSMVLGELSRVSRPCSPLDQEKALKAGWLKRQRSIMKNWQLRWFVLRTEALYFYKDQDETKAQGCIPLQGSQVNELPANQDEPGRHPFEIVPGGAGEKDRTGISHESFLLMANSQSDMEEWVRAIRRVIWAPLGGGVFGQHLEETMLYEAQCGPQRLVPVLVEQCVCFIREHGLQEEGLFRAPGQTNHVRELQDAFDRGEKPVFDSTTDVHTVASLLKLYIRELPEPIIPFSKYTQFLSCAPLLTKDKAMGIVELGKQVKSLPQVNYNLLTYICKFLDEVQSHSNENKMSVQNLATVFGPNILRPRVEDPVTMMEGSSQVQHLMTVLISEHARLYQREEPETEANIPPQQQLSPIQRCKVEWVSQEDTDTPPSSGTGSKTPKEEPQPSTPSSDSKLIAPSPVTTSEKVEDGQIEGKGKGQSEVDGKADSKTEGKGGSEVAVSPSKQSKALPSWRCSFKGGTASGGPRGKIGGSAGDVSAAGGSNWLMNGLSSLRVHRRTTSSGERLKDSNLKDSTLSLKETTLKDTQRDSDDDSSQMPLSHRALLQSHRLSAYDNVAPSSLSLPADTSSIWTSFEISLAEPEGTDKAVKLEQGQEKPTEARDSTSTLDQSPSGAEDDLTGTNEGLSNMLTELKQELKKQRMSYETCIRKLEESCSKYQFQVNRLEEELDQEKKKFHMLEIRLRNSERAHQDAENRNVLLQKEMEEFFKTLGDLTTGGTQTN, from the exons ATGACTGTCTTTATTTCCTTCCTTCTATCAGAGTCTGTTCACATCAGCATTCTTCAGGCTCACGTCATTGCTGTGTTACTGATGGCAGCTATAGTAGTTCCTTCTCTTTGG AGATGGCCCCAGTGCAGAGGGACACACTGTGCAGACGGGTTCACTGTCATGAGATCATCCAGGACTCCTCTCGCCAGTGACAAACCAAAGGAATTGGCAG CACGGTCCAAGAGCATGGTGCTCGGAGAGTTGTCTCGGGTCTCCAGGCCCTGCTCTCCTCTGGATCAGGAGAAAGCACTGAAGGCAGGCTGGCTGAAGAGACAGCGGAGTATCATGAAAAACTGGCAGCTGCGATGGTTTGTCCTGAGGACCGAAGCTCTGTATTTCTACAAGGACCAGGATGAAACTAAGGCACAG GGTTGTATTCCTCTTCAGGGCAGTCAGGTCAATGAGCTGCCTGCCAATCAGGATGAGCCTGGTCGTCACCCGTTTGAAATCGTTCCAG gggGAGCTGGAGAAAAGGATCGAACAGGCATAAGCCACGAATCATTCCTGCTGATGGCCAACTCTCAGAGTGACATGGAGGAGTGGGTCAGAGCTATACGTAGAGTCATATGGGCTCCGCTTGGAGGAG GTGTCTTTGGGCAGCACCTAGAGGAGACAATGTTATACGAGGCCCAGTGTGGCCCTCAGCGGCTGGTCCCTGTGTTGGTCGAACAGTGCGTGTGTTTCATACGCGAACATGGGCTCCAGGAGGAGGGTCTTTTCAGGGCCCCTGGACAGACCAATCATGTTCGAGAGCTGCAGGATGCATTTGACCGTGGCGAGAAGCCAGTATTTGACAG TACCACAGATGTCCACACAGTGGCATCGCTACTAAAGCTGTACATACGGGAGCTGCCGGAGCCTATAATCCCATTCTCCAAATACACacagtttctctcctgtgctccacTTCTTACCAAGGACAAAGCAATG GGTATTGTAGAGCTTGGCAAACAGGTGAAATCCCTTCCTCAGGTCAACTACAACCTCCTCACATACATCTGCAA GTTTCTGGATGAGGTTCAATCTCACTCCAATGAGAATAAGATGAGTGTTCAGAATCTGGCTACTGTGTTTGGACCCAATATCCTTCGACCCAGAGTTGAGGATCCAGTAACCATGATGGAGG gaagttcacAGGTGCAGCACCTCATGACTGTGTTGATCAGTGAGCACGCCCGACTTTACCAACGGGAGGAGCCAGAAACTGAGGCCAATATTCCTccgcagcagcagctgagccCTATTCAGCGGTGCAAAGTGGAATGGGTCTCACAGGAAGACACTGACACCCCACCTTCCTCAGGTACAGGCTCCAAAACCCCCAAAGAAGAGCCCCAACCTTCCACCCCTTCTTCCGACAGTAAGCTGATTGCACCAAGCCCTGTTACAACCTCGGAGAAGGTTGAGGATGGTCAAATTGAAGGGAAGGGCAAAGGTCAGTCAGAAGTGGATGGAAAAGCAGATAGCAAAACTGAAGGGAAAGGTGGAAGTGAAGTAGCTGTTAGCCCCAGTAAACAGTCTAAAGCCCTGCCCTCCTGGAGGTGCTCCTTCAAAGGTGGTACAGCATCTGGGGGGCCCAGGGGGAAAATAGGGGGGTCGGCAGGTGATGTGTCGGCAGCTGGTGGAAGTAACTGGTTGATGAACGGCTTGTCGTCCCTCCGAGTTCACAGGCGTACAACCTCATCTGGTGAAAGACTTAAAGACTCTAATCTAAAGGATTCGACCCTTTCCCTTAAAGAGACCACTcttaaggacacacagagagactcTGATGACGACTCCTCTCAAATGCCTCTGTCTCATAGAGCCCTCCTCCAATCCCACAGACTGTCTGCCTATGACAATGTTGCCCCATCTAGTCTAAGCCTGCCTGCTGACACCTCCTCCATCTGGACGTCCTTTGAGATCTCGCTGGCCGAGCCAGAGGGAACCGACAAGGCAGTAAAATTAGAGCAGGGTCAAGAGAAACCCACAGAGGCCAGGGACAGTACAAGTACTCTGGATCAAAGTCCAAGCGGTGCTGAGGATGATCTCACAGGAACAAATGAAGGTCTCTCCAACATGCTGACTGAGCTCAAGCAGGAGCTGAAGAAGCAGAGGATGAGCTACGAAACTTGCATTCGCAA GTTGGAGGAATCCTGTTCTAAGTACCAGTTCCAGGTAAACCGCCTCGAGGAGGAGCTGgaccaggagaagaagaagttCCACATGCTGGAGATCCGACTCAGGAACTCGGAGCGGGCACATCAAGACGCAGAGAACCGAAACGTTCTCCTCCAGAAAGAGATGGAGGAGTTCTTCAAAACCCTCGGAGATCTGACCACAGGGGGAACACAGACCAACTAG